A genomic stretch from Setaria viridis chromosome 1, Setaria_viridis_v4.0, whole genome shotgun sequence includes:
- the LOC117837063 gene encoding LOW QUALITY PROTEIN: uncharacterized protein (The sequence of the model RefSeq protein was modified relative to this genomic sequence to represent the inferred CDS: inserted 1 base in 1 codon; deleted 3 bases in 2 codons; substituted 2 bases at 2 genomic stop codons): protein MWQSKLLPKLAMLIVLPLLLLCYAAGNVHCSTIHENSEDFHSLLDFKKGITDTTALSNWTSNTHFCRWNGVNCTLTRPYRVTELLLPGKNLTGQISSSLGNLTYLNTLVLTNNSFHGPIPLLNKLLNLTYLSLGGNLLQGAIPDALTNCSNLVALDLAKNNLTGVIPPRIGFLTKLESLFLNGNSLSGVIPPGLGNITDLSVIALSQNQLNGSIPTKFWRMPNIALLYMFENNLSGGIPQTLFNLSSLRQLSLEGNTLGNTLPSNFGNALPNIQFLYLGGNMFEGNIPASLANASGLIDLDLSSNMFTGQIPSIFVNFSVLSTLNLEENMLEASDTTGWEFFDALTNCSSLKVLSLAGNNLQGVVPNSVANLPTNLTYLIMGGNHLSGTVPASIGKLNSLIHLALDGNNLTGTIDEWIGKLTNLQRLDLQSNSFVGIIPPSIGQLTRLKNLYLAENQFTGFTTYLIQLGLSYNNFTEQMKNGLELLNNYKLLSRDLFSRNSFMSVFCWLSDCFADVAVDGYIPPNFRNLEQLILFDFSYNNLQGDITRDISKLKQLTDLRLSSNKLTREIPDTFGKCQQLETILMDQNYLKGNIPPSFKGLXSLKSLNLSHNNLSSTIPTILEDLSLLNKLDLSYNHLQGEIPMNGVFANATAISLNGNWGFCGGVMDLHMPACPAVSRGIEWKRYVTILLILVFSFMSLGMSIYIIFLGXKAPRKPYLLLLSFGKKFHGVSYKDLAQATENFSESNLVGRGSYGSIYRGKLTEAKIEVAIKVFDLETRFADKSFISECESLRTIRHRNLLPILTACSTIDNNGNNFKALIYEFMPNGNLDTWLHQKHGGXSSNTLSLAQRLNIGVGVADALAYLHHDCGRPIVHCDLKPTNILLDDDMNAHLGGFGIASLIIDSRSIAVGHYSSGCSSSLAVRGTIGYIAPEYAQTVHASTCGDVYSFGILLLKMILGKRPTDSMFEGGLTIINFVERNFPDQVLQFIDAHLQEECKGFVKATASTENEVHYRCVLSLVQVALACTRSLPRERMSMREVAVNLHAIRRSYVAATK from the exons ATGTGGCAATCCAAGCTGCTGCCGAAACTCGCCATGCTTATAGTGCTGCCGTTGCTGCTCCTGTGTTATGCAGCGGGCAACGTCCATTGCTCGACTATTCACGAAAACAGCGAAGATTTTCACTCGCTGCTCGACTTCAAGAAGGGCATCACCGATACAACAGCCTTGAGCAATTGGACCAGCAACACCCACTTCTGCCGGTGGAATGGTGTGAACTGCACCTTGACGCGGCCATATCGTGTCacggagctcctcctccccggcaAGAACTTAACTGGCCAAATCTCCTCCTCTCTTGGAAACCTGACCTATCTTAATACGCTTGTTCTAACCAATAACAGCTTCCATGGCCCCATACCTCTTCTTAACAAACTACTAAACCTGACGTACCTCTCCTTGGGAGGCAACCTTTTGCAAGGTGCGATTCCTGACGCACTTACAAACTGTTCTAATTTAGTTGCACTAGATCTCGCTAAAAACAACCTCACCGGTGTCATTCCTCCTAGAATAGGCTTTCTTACCAAACTAGAATCTCTTTTCCTGAACGGAAATTCTCTCTCCGGGGTCATCCCACCAGGCCTCGGCAACATCACCGATTTATCAGTAATTGCTCTTTCACAAAATCAACTGAACGGGTCAATTCCCACTAAGTTTTGGCGAATGCCAAACATAGCGTTGTTGTACATGTTCGAAAATAATCTGTCGGGTGGAATCCCGCAAACTCTTTTTAATTTGTCTTCTCTTCGACAACTATCCTTGGAGGGCAATACGTTGGGCAACACATTACCATCTAACTTTGGCAACGCGCTCCCTAATATCCAGTTTCTGTACTTGGGAGGCAACATGTTTGAAGGAAACATTCCAGCTTCTCTAGCCAATGCTTCAGGTCTAATAGATTTGGATCTGTCGTCTAATATGTTCACTGGCCAAATCCCAAGCATATTCGTGAACTTCTCAGTTCTATCTACTCTAAACCTTGAGGAAAACATGCTTGAAGCAAGCGATACTACTGGATGGGAATTCTTCGATGCCCTAACAAACTGCAGTTCCCTGAAAGTGCTTTCATTGGCTGGTAATAATCTGCAGGGAGTCGTACCAAATTCAGTAGCTAACCTGCCCACCAACCTCACATATCTAATAATGGGTGGTAACCACCTATCTGGAACAGTCCCCGCGAGCATTGGAAAACTTAATAGCTTAATTCATCTCGCGCTTGATGGCAACAATCTTACCGGTACGATTGATGAATGGATTGGAAAGTTGACAAACTTACAACGTCTGGATCTCCAATCAAACAGCTTCGTCGGGATAATTCCACCTTCCATTGGCCAACTTACACGGTTGAAGAATTTATATCTTGCTGAAAATCAATTCACTGGGTTTACCACCTA TTTAATTCAACTAGGATTAAGCTACAACAATTTTACTGAACAAATGAAGAACGGATTGGAACTCTTAAACAACTACAAG CTTCTGTCCCGTGATCTTTTTTCCAGAAACTCCTTTATGTCTGTGTTCTGTTGGTTATCAGACTGCTTTGCTGATGTTGCTGTCGATGGGTACATACCACCAAACTTTCGAAACCTTGAACAACTCATACTATTTGACTTTAGCTACAACAATCTACAAGGTGACATAACTCGAGATATAAGCAAACTTAAACAGCTCACAGACCTACGTCTTTCATCAAACAAGCTTACCAGAGAAATCCCAGATACTTTTGGC AAGTGTCAACAATTAGAAACCATCCTAATGGACCAAAATTACCTCAAAGGAAACATCCCGCCATCTTTCAAGGGACTATAGAGCCTCAAATCACTAAATCTTTCTCACAATAACTTGTCTAGCACAATTCCAACTATTTTGGAGGATCTATCGCTTCTCAATAAGCTGGATCTTTCATACAATCATCTCCAAGGAGAAATACCAATGAATGGAGTCTTTGCAAATGCAACGGCTATTTCACTCAATGGCAACTGGGGGTTCTGTGGAGGAGTGATGGATCTCCATATGCCTGCATGCCCTGCGGTTTCTCGGGGAATAGAATGGAAACGCTATGTGACCATCTTACTGATTCTAGTATTTAGCTTCATGTCACTCGGGATGTCAATTTACATTATATTCCTTGGGTAGAAGGCACCAAGAAAGCCATACTTATTATTGCTTTCTTTTGGTAAGAAATTCCATGGAGTTTCTTACAAGGATTTAGCCCAAGCTACAGAGAACTTCTCAGAGTCCAACCTAGTTGGGAGAGGAAGCTATGGTTCAATATACAGAGGGAAGTTAACTGAAGCTAAAATCGAAGTAGCTATTAAGGTCTTTGACCTTGAGACAAGATTTGCGGACAAAAGTTTTATTTCAGAATGTGAGTCTTTGAGAACCATTCGGCATCGGAATCTTCTTCCTATACTAACTGCATGCTCAACAATTGACAATAATGGCAATAATTTCAAAGCACTAATTTATGAGTTCATGCCTAACGGGAATTTAGATACATGGTTGCATCAGAAACATGGTG GTAGCTCCAACACATTGAGCTTAGCTCAGAGACTAAACATAGGTGTTGGCGTGGCTGATGCACTGGCCTATTTACACCATGACTGTGGAAGGCCTATTGTCCACTGTGATCTGAAACCAACTAATATACTTCTTGATGATGACATGAATGCTCATTTGGGAGGCTTTGGCATTGCAAGTCTCATTATTGATTCCAGATCAATAGCAGTCGGACATTATTCATCTGGTTGTAGTAGTTCACTCGCTGTGAGAGGAACTATTGGGTATATTGCTCCAG AGTATGCTCAAACTGTTCATGCATCAACCTGTGGGGATGTTTATAGTTTTGGAATACTACTCCTGAAGATGATTCTAGGCAAAAGACCAACTGATTCCATGTTCGAGGGTGGGCTCACCATTATCAACTTTGTGGAGAGAAACTTTCCAGATCAGGTGTTACAGTTCATTGATGCTCATCTCCAAGAAGAATGCAAGGGCTTTGTTAAAGCAACGGCGTCAACAGAAAACGAGGTCCAT TATCGATGCGTGTTATCTCTCGTGCAAGTTGCTCTTGCTTGCACGCGTTCATTGCCAAGAGAAAGAATGAGCATGAGAGAAGTAGCCGTAAACTTGCATGCAATCAGGAGGTCGTATGTTGCAGCGACTAAATGA